Part of the Streptomyces europaeiscabiei genome is shown below.
CCCGGCTCGGGACGCCCGCGCCCGGCGGCCACCGGTTCGGGGACGACCTCGGGGCGCTGCGCGTCCGGCTGTCCACCGCTCCGTTCCTCGGCACCACCGACGCGGAGCGCGCACAGGCCCTCGAAGCGCCGGACCCCCTTGAACTACCGCATGTGGAACGCGCGTTGACGCTTTTCGGAGCGGCTTTCGAGGGCCTTCGATGACGCGGGCTCTCGTGGCCGACGAACTTCGACGGGCCTTCGGAGGCCCCTCCCGACCACCCCTGACGACCGTGATCCCCAGCGACTCCCGGCGACCTTCACCGACCTGGCGGCCTCCACCGGCTCATAGTGACCCTCACCGACTCATAGCGACCTTCAGCGACTCTTAGCAACCCTCAGCGACTCTTAGCGACCCTCACCGACTCTTAGCGACCTTCAGCGACGACGATTCTTCGTGACGACGCTCAGCGACGGGAGCCTCCTCGATGACGCAGCAGTCCGAGTCGACCACCTCAACCACGACCTCCACGACGACCCCCACGACGACCCCCACGACGACAACCGAGGACATCGACGATCCGGCGTCCACGTCGCCCTTCGCCCGCCCCCTCGCGCCCCATCCCTTCGCGCCCCCGCCGCTCACCGAGCCCCGCCCGCTCGGCGAGCGGCGGTGCTGGCCCAGGTCCTTCGCCGACCGGCTGACCACGCCCCTCCCCGGTCTGAAAGCCTTCGCCCGGTTCGCCCGCGAGGGCTCCGTCCGGCCGGGGGCGGACGGGCTCGCCGACATCGCGCGACTGCCGTACGAGCCCGCTCCGTTGCCCCGGGTGGACGCGCGTACCGTCGCCGTCTCCTGGGCGGGGCACGCGAGTTGGGTGGTGCGGGTCGGCGGGCTCACCGTCCTCACCGACCCCGTCTGGTCCCGCCGGATCCTCGGCACCCCGGCCCGGATCACCCCGGTCGGACTCGGCTGGGACGCACTGCCGCGCGTGGACGCGGTCGTCATCAGCCACAACCACTACGACCACCTCGACGCGCCCACCCTGGCGAGACTCCCGCGCGACACCCCGGTCCTCGTGCCCGCCGGACTGGGCCGCTGGTTCCGGCGGCGCCGGTTCGGCCGGGTCACCGAGCTGGACTGGTGGGAGGCGGCCGAACTCGACGGTGTCCGCTTCGACTTCGTACCGGCCCACCACTGGTCCAAGCGCACCCTCACCGACACCTGCCGCTCGCTGTGGGGCGGCTGGGTCCTCACGGCACCCGACGGCAAGCGTCTCTACTTCGCCGGCGACACCGGTTACGGCCACTGGTTCTCCCTCATCGGCCGCCGCTACCCCGGCATCGACCTCGCCCTGCTGCCGATCGGCGCCTACGACCCCCGCTGGTGGCTCAGCGACGTCCACTGCGACCCGGAGGAAGCGGTCCGCGCCTTCCAGGACCTGGGCGCCCACCGTATGGCCCCCATGCACTGGGCCACGTTCGTCCTGTCGGCGGAACCGGTCCTGGAACCCCTGGCGCGGGTGAGGTCGGCGTGGGCGGCGGCGGGCCTGCCCCGGGAGAACCTGTGGGACCTGCCTGTGGGCGGGTCACGGGTACTGCCCTGACTCAGCTGTGGAGCACCCGCGCAACCTGAGTCGCCCCTGAGACAGGGGCGCGGGGAACGACGCGACGGGCCACGACCCACCCGCGGCCCGCAACGCACACCAGGACCCGAGGCCTCAGCGGACCATCCGCCGCCACACACCCGGCACCACACTGATCAGCAACGTCAACACGACCGCCGCCAGCACGCCTTCCCACGGCTCCTCGAACAACGACCCACCCAGGATGCCGATCAACTGATACGTCACGGCCCATGCGAGGCACGCCGGCAGATTCCCCCGAGCGAACCGCCGCAGTGGCATCTTCGCCATCAGGCAGGCCAGCATCACCGGGATGCGCCCGGCCGGCATCAGCCGGGACAGCACCAGGACGGCCACCCCGTGGTCGTCGAGCTTCGCCTGTGCCTGCGTCAGCCGGTCCTCCGGCGCCCGGCGGCGGATCGCCTCCAGCCAGCGCGAGCCGTTCTTGGAGCCCATCCCGCGCCGCCCCAGCCAGTACAGCGCGATGTCCCCGAGGAACGCGGCGACCGACGCCACCACGAACACCAGCAGCAGCGCGAGCGGCGCCGCCTGGTGGAACGCCACCACGGCCGCCGAACTGACCAGTGCCCCGGTCGGCACCACCGGCACCAGCGCTCCGACCAGCACCAGCAGGAACAGCGTCGGATAGCCGATCGCCTGCTGGGTGGAGGCGTACGGCACGGGAGTGCTCACGGTGGCCAGGACGATCACCGGGTCTTCTCCATGGCCTGTGTCGGCCGGTGTCTCATCGCGCCACCCCCGGTCGTACGCTTTCCCCGTGTCCCAGCCGGTGCACGGTCACTTCGGGAGCGCGTGCGGCGGCAAGACGGACGAACTCCTCGCCGGGGGCGTGGAATTCATGGGGGCGCACAGCGTCCATGCCGATCGGCCAGTACGTGCCGTAGTGCACCGGCACCGCGCTCCGGGGCGCGAGCAGCGCAAGCGCCGCGGCCGCGCGCCCCGCGTCCAGATGGCCCTCGCCGAGGTACGGCCCCCAGCCGCCGACCGGCAGCAGAGCCACGTCGACCGGACCGACCTCCTTGGCCATCGACTCGAACAGCCCGGTGTCCCCGGCGAAGTACGTCCGAGCCTCACCCTCGACGACGAAGCCGAGCGCCGGCGAACGGTGCGGTCCGACCGGCAGCCGCCGCCCGTCGTGCCGGGCGGGAACGGCACGTACGACCAGGTCACCGACCCTGAGCTCGTCCCCGGACGCCACCTCGGAGAGCTGCAGGTGCGCCAGCCTGCGCAGCCCCGGCACCTGCCGCGAGGCGCCCTGCGGCACCACCAGCCGCGTACCCGGGGCGAGCCGGGCCAGGGAGGGAACGTGTAGATGGTCGGCGTGCAGATGCGACACCAGCGCGACGTCCGCGACCGCCGCCTCCGCCGGGGGCGGCGCACCCCGGCGCCTTCGCAGATGTGCGAGCCGGCGCGCGAACAGGGGGTCGGTCAGCACCCTTGTACCCGAGTCCTCCACGGTGCAGGTCGCATGACCCCACCAGGTGATCTCCACCGGCACTCCGTTCGCCTCCTTCGCGCTACTCCCCCGAGCCTACGGGCTGGAGTAGGGTCTGCGGCCTGGGCCTGTCCGGCGGATCATTCCGTGGGCGGGCGTACCGGGCCCCACGTCCGCGGCTTGATCCGCCCGGAGGGGCCCCGGGACCCGGAGGTGAGGGGGACACCATGGGAGACAAGGGAGACATGAGCGGCGCCTCCGGCATGGCGTACCAGGACGTGGCTCGCAGGCGCGGTGGGCCTGCCGGGTGCGGGGCTGTGGTGCGGGTCGCCGCCATAGCGAGCCTGACGCCGCTGGAGGAGCTGGAGGCGGACCCCTTCCTGGTCGACTCCCGCAGCCAGCACGCCATGTGCGCCCGCTGGGCCGCCGAGCGCGGCTATGTGGTGACGCGCGAGCTGCTCGTACGCGGTCTGCGCCCCGACCACTGTGCCCTGTGGGCCGATGTCGACGCCGGCCTCGTCGACCTCTTCGTCGCACCCAGCCGCCGAGTCCTCGAACGCGCCCTCGCCTCCGTCGACGACTTCACCGCCGAGTGCGCCAGGCGCGGTATCCGCGTCGAGACCGTCGGCCGCGCCGAACCCGCCTACGACGCCCAGATGAAGGCCCGGGTCCACCGCCGCCTGTCCATGCCGACAGCGGGCTACGACGGCCGCTGAGCCGGGGCGAAGGAGGGGCCCCTTCGAGCGCCGGGCGCGTACGCGCCCCTCAAGGGGCGTGGGGAACTGCGCGATCGCCCCCACGCACCCGCGGCCCGCAACGCACACGAAGCCCCGAGCTGTTCCCGGACCGTGCCCCCGGTCCTGCCCCCGGCCACCCCGAAGTGCCACCCCGGCGCCCCCACGCCGTGTGACAGGCTGAGGTCAGCGACAGGACGTGAGGTGGCCGGAACGTGGGCGGTGGTCGTTGGCGGAGGGTACTGAGCGGTGTCTGGCGGATGCTCGCCGTATGGGCGGTCTCCACACTGACGATGCTCGTGCTCGCGGGCGTGCTGCCCGACTTCCGGCTGCAGTCCGAGACCGGCGAGAGCGCCACGCAGATCGGCGTCACCGCGGCCTTCGGCGCCGGCGCGTTCGGTCTGCTCTCCGCACTCGTGTGGCCCCTGCTCGTACGGGCGCTGCTGCTGGTACCGGCGCTCGTCCTCGGCCTGCTCGTCTTCTTCCTCAACGGCTCGCTGCTCCTGCTCGCACTGCGGCTCAACCCCTCCGGCCAGGGTGCGGCCGCGCCCGAGACCGCCGTGGTGGTCGCCGCGGTGATGTCCGCCGTCGCCTCCGCCACGGGTGGCGCCCTCGCCGTACGGGACGACGACGCCTACCGGCGCCGCCTGTACCGGCTGGCCGACCGCCGCCGCAGGAACGCCGTCGGCGGCCCGGGGCCCGCGGGACCCGGCACCGTCTTCCTCCAGCTCGACGGCGTCGGCCACGACGTGCTGGAGGCGGCGGCGGAGAAGGGCCTCATGCCGACCGTCGCCACCTGGCTCGGCCGGCCGGCGGACGGGGCCGTGCACCCCCGGCCCACCCACCGGCTCACCCCCTGGCGCACCGACTGGTCCAGCCAGACCGGCGCCAGCCAGCTCGGCATCCTGCACGGCACCAACCACGACGTGCCGGCCTTCCGCTGGTACGAGAAGGACACCCGCGAGGTGATGGTCTGCAACCGGCCCTCGGGCGCCGCCGAACTCCAGCGCCGGGCCATCGACCGCACCGGCGACGGCGGCCTGCTCACCGTCGACGGCGCCAGCCGCGGCAACCTCTTCAGCGGCGGCGCCGAGCAGCTCGCGCTCGTCCTGTCGATCGCGGCCCGCCGGGGCCGGCGGAACCGTTCCCGCGCCGGGTACTTCGCCTACTTCTCCGACCCTGCCAACGCCGTCCGCACCGCCATGTCCTTCGTCGCCGACGTCGTGCGGGAGATCGGTGAGTCCACGCGCGCCCGGTTCACCCGGCAGCGGCCCCGCGTCAAGCGCGGCGGCCTCTACCCGTTCATCCGCGCCTTTGCGACCGTCATCGAGCGCGACGTCGTCGTCTCCGCCGTGATCGGGGACATGTTCGCGGGCCGCGCGGCGATCTACGCCGACCTGGTGGCCTACGACGAGGTCGCCCACCACTCCGGCCCGCACAGCCAGGACGCGGCGAAGGTCCTCGAACGCCTCGACCGTTCCCTCGCGTTGATCGCCCAGGTCGCCGAACACGCGCCGCGCGCCTACCGGATCGTCGTCCTCTCCGACCACGGCCAGAGCCCCGGCGAGACCTTCCTGGGCCGCTACGGCCTCACCCTCGGCAACCTGGTCCGCGCCGGCTGCGGCCTGCCCGTACCGCGCCGGGCCCAGCGCACCCACAGCGGCGCCGAGGCACGCACGGCGGTACGGGCCGCGCTGCGCATACCCGTCGAGGAGCGCGTCGACGAACACCGGCCGACGCGTCGCTCCGAGCCGGTCGTCCTCGCCTCCGGCAACCTCGGCCTCGTCTCCTTCCCGGACGTCCCCCACCGGATGAGCCGCGAGGAGATCGACGGCCGACACCCCGCCCTGCTCGCCACCCTCGCCAACCACCCGGGCATCGGCTTCGTCCTCGTCCGCAGCGAGGAGCACGGCGGCCTCGTGCTCGGCGCGCACGGCGCGGAGATCCCGATCGGCGAGCTGAGCGACGAACACCCCGGCCCTCTCGCCGACTTCGGACCGGGCGCCGCCGACGCCGTACGCCGCACGCACGGCTTCCCGCACACCGCCGACATCATGGTCAACTCCTGGTACGACCCCGTCGACGGTGAGGTCCTCGCCTTCGAGGAACAGATCGGCTCCCACGGCGGCCTGGGCGGCTGCCAGTCCCGCCCCTTCCTCATGTCCCCCCTGGCGCTCTCCGAGCCGGTGGAGGAGGACGAGGACCTGGTCGGCGCCGAACAGATCCACCGGGTACTGAGGCGATGGCTGCGCGAGTCGAACGGCCCCCAGGTACCGCTCCCGGGCCACGTCGGCGCGCCCCAAGGGGGCGCGGGGAAAAGCGCGACCGGCCACGACGAACCCGCACCCGCCGACGAACAGAACCCGGCAGACGCATAGGCACCCGGCCCACAGGAAAATGGGCTGCGCCTCACAGGACGGTCGACACACACTGTTCGCACCGGACGCCGCACATCCGCGCGTCCACACGAACACCTCCCGGAGCCCACACCTTGCAGGCAGCCGTCACCGTCACGCCCTCCCGCATCCCCGAACTGCTGCTCGGCCTCGCCACCGTCCGCCCCGTCTTCGTCTGGGGCGCCCCCGGCATCGGCAAGTCCTCCCTGGTCAGGGCCTTCGCCGAGTCGCTGGGCCTGGAGTGCGTGAGTCTCCTCGGCACACAGCTCGCGCCGGAGGACCTGATGGGCGTACCGCAGATCCGCGACGGGCGCTCGGTGTTCTGCCCGCCGGAGGCGATCGCCCGCGACGAGCCGTACTGCCTGTTCCTGGACGAGCTGAACGCGGCCACCCCGGATGTGCAGAAGGCCTTCTACTCGCTGATCCTGGACCGCCGAATCGGCAACTACGAGCTGCCGAAGGGATCGATCGTCATCGGCGCCGGCAACCGCGCCACCGACAACGCGCTCGCCCGCCCCATCGCCTCCGCCCTGGTCAACCGCCTCACCCATGTCCACCTCCAGGCGTCGGCGACGGACTGGCTCGCGTGGGCGGCGGACAGCGGCATCCACCCCTGGGTCCTGGACCACCTCACCGACCGCCCGGACCACCTGTGGTCCAAACCGCCGAAGACCGAGGAGCCGTTCTCCACGCCCCGCTCCTGGCACATGCTCTCCGACGCGTTGCACTCCTTCGGACGCGACCTCGACGAGGAGACCCTCAAGGTCCTCGCGCACGGCACGCTCACCCCCGCGCACGCGGTCGCCTTCTGCGGCTACGTCAAGATCGTGCGCAGCCGGTTCGGCATCGAGGCGATCCTCAAGGGCGAGGCCGGCTGGCCCAACCGCCTGGAGGACCGCGACCTGCTCTACTACCTCGCCGACTCCTTCCGCGGCCGGCTGATCAAGGAGCTGCCGGCGAGCAAGCAGCACATGTCCGCGAACGGGCGGCAGACCGCGTACCGGGCCAAGTCCCTGCTGGTGCAGCTCGCCGAGATCTCCGTCGAGGTCGCCCAGACCGTCATCGCCTCCGGCAGCGACGGCAATCCCGTCCTGCCCGCCTGGTTCCTCGTGGAGGCGGCCCGGGACATGCCCCGGCTGGTGGAGGCGCGCCGGTGAGCGCGTCCGGCGGCAAGGGCAAGGCCAGGCGGAAGACGCAACGGGACCTCGCCGGCGAGGCGTTCGCGGCGGGGCTGGCGACGGTGCGCGGCAACTCCGCGCTGAGCGCGGTCGGTTTCGACACGTGCCGCAAGGAGGAGTGCGCTCTCGCGCCCCGCGACGGCCTGGTCCGCGTCGATTCCGAGGGTGTGCTGCACGCGCACCCCGACCGGATCGCCGCACCCGACGCCTGGGCCTGGGCCATCGCCCACGCCGCCCTCCACCTGGGCTTCGGGCACGTCCCGGCGGCCCGGGGCGTGCGCGAACAGCCCGACCCGTTCGACCTCGCCGCCCGCTGCGTGGCCGTCAACCGCTTCCTGCTCACGTTCCCCGTCGGCCTGACACCGGAGAACCTGCCCGGCCGCTATCCCGACGGCGACGAGGAGCGACTCGCCGCCCGCTGGCGCCGCGACGGGCTCCCGTCGGCGTACGAGCGCTGCGGCACGGCCGGTGGCGAGCCCGACCAGCTTCTCCTGACCTGGCCCAAGTGGCGGCCGCAGCCCCCGGACCGGCAGCTCGCCTTCGCCCACGCCCTGACCAACACCATGTCCGCAGCGATGGACATGGCCGGTGGACGCCGCGAGTCCCTGCACGACGAGCCGACCCGCAGGCGGCCCTGGGAGAAGGCGCTGAGCTGGTTCATCTCCTCCTACCCGCTGCTCGGCGGCATCGCGGCCGGGATCCGGATCGTCGCCGACGTCGAACTCGCCCACGCCCACGGCATCGCCGTCGCGGCGGTCGACGCGGACGCCGGAGAGATCTACATCAACCCGCTCCGGCAGTTCGAGGACGAGGAATGGCGGTTCATCCTCGCCCACGAGATGCTGCACGCCGCCCTGCGCCACGGAGACCGCTGCGGCACCCGCGACCCGTACCTGTTCAACATCGCCGCCGACTACGTCATCAACGACTGGCTGCGCGAGATGCAGGTCGGCACCATGCCCGACGGACTCCTGTACGACCCCGAGCTGGCCGGTCTGTCGGCGGAGGAGGTCTACGACCGGATCGTCGGCGATCTGCGCCGGATGCGCCGGTTGTCCACCCTGCGCGGCAAGGGCGTCGGCGACATCCTCGGCGGCCCGCTCGGTTCGCCCGGTGCCTATGTGGACCTCGACGAGTTCTACCGCCGGGGCCTCGCCAGGGGGTTCGACCTGCACGAGCAGCAGGATCGCGGTCTCCTGCCCGCGGGTCTGGTCGAGGAGATCCGCGCCCTCAGCCATCCGCCGCTGCCGTGGGACGCCCAACTCGCCCGCTGGTTCGACGAGTTCGTGCCCAGCCCGCAGGCCGTACGGACCTACGCGCGCCCCTCGCGCCGCCAGTCGGCCACCCCCGACATCCCGCGCGCCGGACGGTACTTCCCGCCCGAGGAGACGGCCCGCTGCACCTTCGGTGTCGTCCTCGACACATCCGGCTCCATGGACCGCACGCTGCTCGGCAAGGCGCTGGGCGCGATCGCCTCGTACGCCGCCGCCCGTGACGTACCGGCCGCCCGGGTCGTGTTCTGCGACGCGGCCCCGCACGACGCGGGCTTTCTCCCGGTCACGGAGATCGCCGGGCGTGTCCGCGTCCATGGGCGCGGCGGCACGGAGTTGCAGCCGGGCATCGACCTGCTGCACCGGGCCGACGACTTCCCGCCGGGCGCTCCCGTCCTCGTCATCACGGACGGCTGGTGCGACGTGCTGCGCGTGCGGCGTGAACACGCCTATCTGATTCCACAGGGCGCTCGCCTGCCGTTCACCGCGCGAGGGCCGGTGTTCAGGGTGAGATGAGGCTCGGACCGCCCGGAGTGTGATCGGATGGGGGCAGGCAACCCGGAACCGGGAAACGGCAACCGGGAACCACATGCGAAAGGAATGACCGTGGCTACCACGCGCTCCGCACACACCGTCTGGGAAGGCAACCTGCTCGAGGGCAACGGTGTCGTCACCTTCGACTCCTCCGGTGCCATCGCCGAGCAGCCCGTGACGTGGGCGTCCCGCGCCCAGGACGCGAACGGCAAGACGAGCCCCGAGGAGCTGATCGCGGCCGCCCACTCCAGCTGCTTCTCCATGGCCTTCTCCCACGCCCTCGCCGGTGCCGGGACCCCGCCCACCAAGCTCCTCACCTCCGCCGACGTGACCTTCCAGC
Proteins encoded:
- a CDS encoding MBL fold metallo-hydrolase, whose translation is MTQQSESTTSTTTSTTTPTTTPTTTTEDIDDPASTSPFARPLAPHPFAPPPLTEPRPLGERRCWPRSFADRLTTPLPGLKAFARFAREGSVRPGADGLADIARLPYEPAPLPRVDARTVAVSWAGHASWVVRVGGLTVLTDPVWSRRILGTPARITPVGLGWDALPRVDAVVISHNHYDHLDAPTLARLPRDTPVLVPAGLGRWFRRRRFGRVTELDWWEAAELDGVRFDFVPAHHWSKRTLTDTCRSLWGGWVLTAPDGKRLYFAGDTGYGHWFSLIGRRYPGIDLALLPIGAYDPRWWLSDVHCDPEEAVRAFQDLGAHRMAPMHWATFVLSAEPVLEPLARVRSAWAAAGLPRENLWDLPVGGSRVLP
- a CDS encoding DedA family protein; this translates as MIVLATVSTPVPYASTQQAIGYPTLFLLVLVGALVPVVPTGALVSSAAVVAFHQAAPLALLLVFVVASVAAFLGDIALYWLGRRGMGSKNGSRWLEAIRRRAPEDRLTQAQAKLDDHGVAVLVLSRLMPAGRIPVMLACLMAKMPLRRFARGNLPACLAWAVTYQLIGILGGSLFEEPWEGVLAAVVLTLLISVVPGVWRRMVR
- a CDS encoding MBL fold metallo-hydrolase produces the protein MPVEITWWGHATCTVEDSGTRVLTDPLFARRLAHLRRRRGAPPPAEAAVADVALVSHLHADHLHVPSLARLAPGTRLVVPQGASRQVPGLRRLAHLQLSEVASGDELRVGDLVVRAVPARHDGRRLPVGPHRSPALGFVVEGEARTYFAGDTGLFESMAKEVGPVDVALLPVGGWGPYLGEGHLDAGRAAAALALLAPRSAVPVHYGTYWPIGMDAVRPHEFHAPGEEFVRLAAARAPEVTVHRLGHGESVRPGVAR
- a CDS encoding phage holin family protein, with amino-acid sequence MGGGRWRRVLSGVWRMLAVWAVSTLTMLVLAGVLPDFRLQSETGESATQIGVTAAFGAGAFGLLSALVWPLLVRALLLVPALVLGLLVFFLNGSLLLLALRLNPSGQGAAAPETAVVVAAVMSAVASATGGALAVRDDDAYRRRLYRLADRRRRNAVGGPGPAGPGTVFLQLDGVGHDVLEAAAEKGLMPTVATWLGRPADGAVHPRPTHRLTPWRTDWSSQTGASQLGILHGTNHDVPAFRWYEKDTREVMVCNRPSGAAELQRRAIDRTGDGGLLTVDGASRGNLFSGGAEQLALVLSIAARRGRRNRSRAGYFAYFSDPANAVRTAMSFVADVVREIGESTRARFTRQRPRVKRGGLYPFIRAFATVIERDVVVSAVIGDMFAGRAAIYADLVAYDEVAHHSGPHSQDAAKVLERLDRSLALIAQVAEHAPRAYRIVVLSDHGQSPGETFLGRYGLTLGNLVRAGCGLPVPRRAQRTHSGAEARTAVRAALRIPVEERVDEHRPTRRSEPVVLASGNLGLVSFPDVPHRMSREEIDGRHPALLATLANHPGIGFVLVRSEEHGGLVLGAHGAEIPIGELSDEHPGPLADFGPGAADAVRRTHGFPHTADIMVNSWYDPVDGEVLAFEEQIGSHGGLGGCQSRPFLMSPLALSEPVEEDEDLVGAEQIHRVLRRWLRESNGPQVPLPGHVGAPQGGAGKSATGHDEPAPADEQNPADA
- a CDS encoding ATP-binding protein; translated protein: MQAAVTVTPSRIPELLLGLATVRPVFVWGAPGIGKSSLVRAFAESLGLECVSLLGTQLAPEDLMGVPQIRDGRSVFCPPEAIARDEPYCLFLDELNAATPDVQKAFYSLILDRRIGNYELPKGSIVIGAGNRATDNALARPIASALVNRLTHVHLQASATDWLAWAADSGIHPWVLDHLTDRPDHLWSKPPKTEEPFSTPRSWHMLSDALHSFGRDLDEETLKVLAHGTLTPAHAVAFCGYVKIVRSRFGIEAILKGEAGWPNRLEDRDLLYYLADSFRGRLIKELPASKQHMSANGRQTAYRAKSLLVQLAEISVEVAQTVIASGSDGNPVLPAWFLVEAARDMPRLVEARR
- a CDS encoding vWA domain-containing protein, with product MSASGGKGKARRKTQRDLAGEAFAAGLATVRGNSALSAVGFDTCRKEECALAPRDGLVRVDSEGVLHAHPDRIAAPDAWAWAIAHAALHLGFGHVPAARGVREQPDPFDLAARCVAVNRFLLTFPVGLTPENLPGRYPDGDEERLAARWRRDGLPSAYERCGTAGGEPDQLLLTWPKWRPQPPDRQLAFAHALTNTMSAAMDMAGGRRESLHDEPTRRRPWEKALSWFISSYPLLGGIAAGIRIVADVELAHAHGIAVAAVDADAGEIYINPLRQFEDEEWRFILAHEMLHAALRHGDRCGTRDPYLFNIAADYVINDWLREMQVGTMPDGLLYDPELAGLSAEEVYDRIVGDLRRMRRLSTLRGKGVGDILGGPLGSPGAYVDLDEFYRRGLARGFDLHEQQDRGLLPAGLVEEIRALSHPPLPWDAQLARWFDEFVPSPQAVRTYARPSRRQSATPDIPRAGRYFPPEETARCTFGVVLDTSGSMDRTLLGKALGAIASYAAARDVPAARVVFCDAAPHDAGFLPVTEIAGRVRVHGRGGTELQPGIDLLHRADDFPPGAPVLVITDGWCDVLRVRREHAYLIPQGARLPFTARGPVFRVR
- a CDS encoding OsmC family peroxiredoxin encodes the protein MATTRSAHTVWEGNLLEGNGVVTFDSSGAIAEQPVTWASRAQDANGKTSPEELIAAAHSSCFSMAFSHALAGAGTPPTKLLTSADVTFQPGEGITGIHITVEGTVPGLDEEAFVAAAEEAKVNCPVSQALKAVPITLSAKLA